In one window of Deinobacterium chartae DNA:
- a CDS encoding amino acid ABC transporter ATP-binding protein: protein MTGKHSVGNDPIIVASDVHKYFGDYHALRGVNMTVRRGEVVVIIGPSGSGKSTFIRTLNRLEPHQQGTITIDGIELKDGSNLDAIRREVGMVFQSFNLFPHLTVLQNITLAPMKVRKLDHAQAEKQAMELLERVGIPEQRDKYPAQLSGGQQQRVAIARALAMQPKVMLFDEPTSALDPEMIKEVLDVMKELAGTGMTMLVVTHEMGFAREVADRVVFFDQGNIVEENTPEGFYSNPQHERSRLFLSQILGH, encoded by the coding sequence ATGACGGGCAAGCACAGCGTGGGGAACGACCCCATCATCGTCGCCAGCGACGTTCACAAGTACTTTGGGGACTACCATGCGCTGCGCGGCGTCAACATGACCGTACGGCGCGGCGAAGTGGTGGTGATCATCGGACCCTCGGGTTCGGGCAAGAGCACTTTCATTCGCACCCTCAATCGCCTCGAGCCACACCAGCAGGGCACGATTACCATCGATGGCATCGAGCTCAAAGATGGCAGCAACCTGGACGCCATTCGCCGCGAGGTGGGCATGGTGTTTCAGAGCTTCAACCTGTTTCCGCACCTGACCGTACTGCAAAACATCACCCTGGCGCCCATGAAGGTGCGCAAGCTGGACCATGCCCAGGCCGAGAAACAGGCGATGGAACTGCTCGAGCGCGTCGGGATTCCCGAGCAGCGCGACAAGTACCCCGCGCAGCTCTCGGGCGGGCAGCAGCAGCGGGTGGCGATCGCACGCGCGCTGGCCATGCAACCCAAGGTCATGCTGTTCGACGAGCCCACCAGCGCCCTGGACCCCGAGATGATCAAGGAAGTGCTCGACGTGATGAAGGAGCTGGCCGGGACCGGCATGACCATGCTGGTGGTCACGCACGAGATGGGATTTGCCCGTGAGGTGGCCGACCGGGTGGTGTTCTTCGACCAGGGCAACATCGTCGAGGAAAACACCCCCGAGGGGTTTTACAGCAACCCGCAGCACGAGCGCAGCCGCCTGTTCCTCAGCCAGATCCTGGGGCACTGA
- a CDS encoding TAXI family TRAP transporter solute-binding subunit, with protein MTRNLLLSAALAASVAGSSALAQREFITIGSGSTTGVYFPIASGMAKLINDANDGLRANARSTGGSVFNVTALGSGELQMATVQNDIAFYAYNGKGVDAFNNKPVKSLRAIAALYPEVIHIVARKDAKINSVEDLKGKRVVVGDVGSGTEQNAAQILEAYGLSFKDLGQTVRVNATQGAQLLQDGRADVLFYTVGIGASAIQQIALTTPINIVPVDGKQARDITKKYPYYVTVNIPTNSYKGQNVFVPTVAVQAMLLTTDKESEDAVYKAMKAMFDKQDAFKALHPNLEKYFTLQKAVKGLPVPLHPGAAKYFKEKNISVK; from the coding sequence ATGACTAGAAATCTGCTGTTGTCCGCCGCTCTCGCCGCCAGCGTGGCAGGAAGCTCCGCGCTCGCTCAGCGTGAATTCATCACCATCGGCTCGGGCTCGACCACCGGCGTGTACTTCCCGATCGCCAGCGGCATGGCCAAGCTGATCAACGACGCGAACGACGGTCTGCGCGCCAACGCGCGCTCCACCGGCGGTAGCGTCTTCAACGTAACGGCCCTGGGCAGCGGCGAGCTGCAGATGGCCACCGTCCAGAACGACATCGCCTTCTACGCCTACAACGGCAAGGGCGTGGACGCTTTCAACAACAAGCCGGTCAAGAGCCTGCGCGCCATCGCTGCCTTGTATCCCGAGGTCATCCACATCGTGGCCCGCAAGGACGCCAAGATCAACTCGGTCGAAGACCTCAAGGGCAAGCGCGTGGTGGTCGGCGACGTGGGATCGGGCACCGAGCAGAACGCCGCGCAGATCCTCGAGGCCTACGGCCTGAGCTTCAAGGACCTCGGCCAGACGGTGCGCGTAAACGCCACCCAGGGCGCTCAGCTGCTGCAAGACGGCCGCGCTGACGTGCTGTTTTACACGGTAGGCATCGGCGCTTCGGCGATCCAGCAGATCGCGCTGACCACCCCGATCAACATCGTCCCGGTCGACGGCAAACAGGCTCGGGACATCACCAAGAAGTACCCCTACTACGTCACGGTGAACATTCCCACCAACTCGTACAAGGGCCAGAACGTGTTCGTGCCGACCGTGGCCGTACAGGCCATGCTGCTCACCACCGACAAGGAGAGCGAAGACGCGGTCTACAAGGCCATGAAGGCCATGTTCGACAAGCAAGACGCCTTCAAGGCGCTGCACCCCAACCTCGAGAAGTACTTCACCCTGCAGAAGGCCGTCAAGGGCCTGCCGGTGCCGCTGCACCCCGGCGCGGCCAAGTACTTCAAGGAAAAGAACATCTCGGTCAAGTAA
- a CDS encoding ABC transporter substrate-binding protein gives MKRLLLLTSLIALVPLAAARSLSDIQASGTIRIGTEAAYAPFTYYQGKKLTGFEIELAEAIAKQMGLKVEWIDKPFDSLLIGLGQDRFDFVIASHGITAERQKAATFASPHYCSGGLIVVKKGGPKTAAALKGKTVAVQVGTTYYDQLKKLGGLKDVKTYPQNTDALQNLRAGRVDALVSDRFAGLEALKKDQTLEAGELLFQERIGMAVAKNNPGLAKALSAALKKVQANGTYTKISKKYFGEDIRCE, from the coding sequence ATGAAGCGCCTCCTGCTCCTTACTTCCCTGATTGCCCTGGTTCCTCTGGCCGCTGCACGCTCGCTGAGCGACATCCAGGCCTCGGGTACCATCCGTATCGGCACCGAGGCGGCCTACGCCCCGTTCACCTACTACCAGGGCAAGAAGCTCACCGGGTTCGAGATCGAGCTGGCCGAGGCCATCGCCAAGCAGATGGGCCTCAAGGTCGAGTGGATCGACAAGCCGTTTGACTCGCTGCTGATAGGCCTGGGCCAGGACCGTTTCGACTTCGTGATCGCCTCGCACGGCATCACCGCCGAGCGTCAGAAAGCCGCGACCTTCGCCAGCCCGCACTACTGCTCGGGCGGCCTGATCGTGGTGAAAAAAGGCGGCCCCAAGACCGCAGCGGCCCTCAAGGGCAAGACCGTTGCGGTGCAGGTGGGGACCACCTACTACGACCAGCTCAAGAAGCTCGGCGGGTTAAAAGACGTCAAGACCTACCCGCAGAACACCGATGCCCTGCAGAACCTGCGGGCCGGTCGCGTGGACGCGCTGGTCAGTGACCGTTTCGCGGGCCTCGAGGCCCTCAAGAAGGACCAGACCCTCGAGGCGGGCGAGCTGCTGTTTCAGGAGCGCATCGGCATGGCCGTGGCCAAGAACAACCCGGGCCTGGCCAAGGCACTGAGCGCTGCGCTGAAGAAGGTGCAGGCGAACGGCACCTACACCAAGATCTCCAAGAAGTACTTCGGCGAAGACATCCGTTGCGAATAA
- a CDS encoding amino acid ABC transporter permease, whose translation MTRPTPIKRAAPPPALNLLIWLVGAAVAFLALFWLISFVLRFAPEPIGSRSELFVEGARVTLLLTVLSGAIGLVVGVLAGLAKTSRLWIVRFPASFYVWVVRGTPLLVQILFVYNALPQLLQMMGLRVSLDEFQSAMVALALNVGAYNAEVIRAGIQAIPRGQNEAARSLGLTGFQTMQAVILPQALRVVVPPLVNNVVALLKDSSLASSIALVELTLAGQRVSSETFQPVPVLTTVAIVYLLLTTVLTFFTDQLEKRLKIASR comes from the coding sequence GTGACCCGACCCACCCCGATCAAACGCGCTGCCCCTCCGCCTGCTCTCAACCTGCTGATCTGGCTGGTCGGTGCGGCTGTCGCCTTCCTGGCGCTGTTTTGGCTGATCTCCTTCGTCTTGCGCTTTGCTCCCGAACCGATCGGCTCGCGCTCCGAACTGTTCGTGGAGGGCGCGCGGGTTACGCTGCTGCTCACCGTGCTCTCGGGGGCCATCGGCCTGGTGGTCGGTGTGCTGGCCGGTCTGGCCAAGACCTCGAGATTGTGGATCGTGCGCTTTCCCGCGTCGTTTTATGTGTGGGTCGTGCGCGGCACGCCGCTGCTGGTGCAGATCCTGTTCGTGTACAACGCCTTGCCGCAACTGCTGCAGATGATGGGCCTGCGGGTCAGCCTCGACGAATTTCAGTCGGCGATGGTGGCCTTGGCCCTCAACGTGGGCGCTTACAACGCCGAGGTCATCCGTGCGGGGATTCAGGCGATTCCGCGCGGTCAGAACGAGGCGGCGCGCAGCCTGGGCCTTACCGGGTTCCAGACCATGCAGGCGGTGATCTTGCCCCAGGCCCTGCGCGTGGTCGTTCCTCCGCTGGTCAACAACGTGGTGGCCCTGCTCAAGGACTCGTCGCTGGCCTCGAGCATCGCGCTGGTCGAGCTGACCTTAGCCGGACAGCGCGTGTCCAGCGAGACCTTCCAGCCCGTACCGGTGCTGACCACCGTGGCCATCGTGTACCTGCTGCTGACCACCGTGCTGACCTTCTTCACCGATCAGCTCGAGAAGCGGCTCAAGATCGCCTCGAGGTAA
- a CDS encoding WHG domain-containing protein encodes MGVRERKERERAAARQAALEVAVRLLEAGGPQAVTVRAIAQELEYSTTVVYTLFGGMQGVWDALYLEGMRRLGEGVAAVPRSGDAPHDLRAVCRAYRRAAADSAAFYPLLFARPVPGYRPSDEAIAGGQGGLAPLVRVLAAGIQDGSFVSADLALTAETVWAALHGAVSLELDRRVLGPEHAEARFERLLELLLRGLRAETTAS; translated from the coding sequence GTGGGAGTCCGCGAACGCAAGGAAAGAGAACGGGCGGCGGCGCGGCAGGCAGCCCTCGAGGTGGCCGTCCGCCTGCTCGAGGCGGGCGGTCCGCAGGCGGTGACCGTGCGGGCCATCGCCCAGGAACTCGAGTACTCCACCACCGTGGTCTACACGCTGTTCGGCGGCATGCAGGGAGTGTGGGACGCGCTGTACCTCGAGGGCATGCGGCGACTGGGGGAGGGGGTGGCCGCCGTTCCCCGGAGCGGCGACGCGCCGCACGACCTGCGCGCGGTGTGCCGTGCTTACCGGCGGGCGGCGGCGGACAGCGCGGCCTTTTACCCGCTGCTGTTCGCGCGCCCGGTGCCCGGCTACCGCCCCTCGGACGAGGCCATCGCCGGCGGACAGGGGGGGCTGGCGCCGCTGGTACGGGTGCTGGCGGCCGGCATACAAGACGGCAGCTTCGTTTCCGCCGATTTGGCCCTGACCGCTGAGACGGTGTGGGCCGCGCTGCACGGCGCGGTGTCGCTGGAACTCGACCGCCGGGTGCTGGGCCCCGAACATGCCGAGGCCCGCTTCGAACGGCTGCTGGAGCTGCTGCTGCGGGGTTTGCGCGCTGAAACAACGGCGTCTTGA
- the menC gene encoding o-succinylbenzoate synthase: protein MILESAELRVIELPLKFRFETSFGVQTKRSILLLTLRSGGLEGYGEGVMERLPLYREETLAGAEQLLREVFLPRVLGRDIPNPEALEAILKPFRGNRMAKAVLEMAYHDLWARSLGQPLWALLGGVRDRVPVGVSLGIQESVEKTVEAVERNLEAGYLRIKLKIKPGWDVVPLRAVREAFPEATLTVDANSAYQLADSKVFAALDELGLDYIEQPLAYDDLHDHARLQARMRTPLCLDESVLSAADARKGLESGAGRVINLKPARVGGHLESRRIHAVALASGAPMWCGGMLEAGVGRAHNIHAATLEAYSKPGDVSSASRYWETDIVNEPLEAVCGEMPVPEGPGIGVTLNRAFVERISLSKQELRPQ from the coding sequence GTGATCCTGGAAAGCGCCGAACTGCGCGTCATCGAACTTCCGCTGAAATTCCGCTTTGAAACCTCGTTCGGTGTGCAGACCAAGCGCAGCATCCTGCTGCTGACCCTGCGCTCGGGCGGCCTCGAGGGCTACGGCGAGGGCGTGATGGAGCGCCTGCCGCTGTACCGCGAGGAAACCCTGGCCGGAGCCGAACAGTTGCTGCGCGAGGTCTTCTTGCCCCGGGTCCTGGGCCGGGACATCCCCAACCCCGAAGCCCTCGAGGCTATTCTGAAGCCGTTCCGGGGCAACCGCATGGCCAAGGCGGTCCTCGAGATGGCCTACCACGACCTGTGGGCGCGCAGCCTGGGACAGCCGCTGTGGGCGCTGCTCGGCGGCGTGCGCGACCGTGTGCCGGTGGGCGTGAGCCTGGGGATCCAGGAGTCGGTGGAAAAGACCGTGGAGGCGGTGGAGCGCAACCTCGAGGCGGGCTACTTGCGCATCAAGCTCAAGATCAAGCCCGGCTGGGACGTGGTCCCGCTGCGCGCGGTGCGTGAGGCTTTCCCCGAGGCCACCTTGACCGTGGACGCTAACTCGGCCTACCAGTTGGCCGACAGCAAGGTCTTTGCAGCTCTCGACGAGCTGGGCCTCGATTACATCGAGCAGCCGCTGGCCTACGACGACCTGCACGACCACGCCAGGCTGCAGGCACGCATGCGCACTCCTTTGTGCCTCGACGAGTCGGTCCTGTCGGCCGCCGACGCCCGCAAGGGCCTCGAGTCCGGTGCCGGGCGGGTCATCAACCTCAAGCCCGCGCGGGTCGGCGGGCACCTCGAGTCGCGCCGCATTCACGCGGTCGCCCTCGCTTCGGGCGCGCCGATGTGGTGCGGCGGCATGCTCGAGGCGGGCGTGGGCCGCGCGCACAACATCCATGCGGCCACGCTGGAGGCGTACAGCAAGCCCGGCGACGTGTCCTCGGCCTCGAGGTACTGGGAGACCGACATCGTCAACGAGCCGCTCGAGGCGGTGTGCGGTGAGATGCCCGTACCCGAGGGTCCCGGCATCGGGGTCACGCTCAACCGCGCGTTTGTGGAACGCATCAGCCTCTCGAAGCAGGAGTTGCGCCCGCAGTGA
- a CDS encoding ABC transporter substrate-binding protein has protein sequence MKKTALLVCLALCATASARPLEAIRSAGTIKIATEGAFPPFNYYEGKKLTGFEVELGNALAKELGLKVEWVTQPFDNLLIGLGQNRFDFVIASHGVTEERAKAVNFTNPHYCTGGVIVSKKGGPKTAAALRGKTVAVQVGTSYLENVRKVAGTKEVKTFPKDTDALQNLLAGRSDAWVSDKFVAIDAIKANTRVGLQQGDMLFQEKIAMAVAKGNTSLQGALNDALKKVQANGTYAKISKKYFDQDIRCK, from the coding sequence ATGAAGAAGACCGCTCTTCTGGTTTGCCTCGCGCTTTGCGCGACCGCATCGGCCCGTCCCCTCGAGGCCATCCGGTCCGCCGGAACCATCAAGATCGCCACCGAAGGTGCTTTCCCTCCGTTCAACTACTACGAGGGCAAGAAACTCACCGGCTTCGAGGTGGAACTCGGTAACGCCCTGGCCAAGGAGCTGGGCCTCAAGGTCGAGTGGGTCACCCAGCCGTTCGACAACCTGCTGATCGGCCTGGGCCAAAACCGCTTTGATTTCGTGATCGCCTCGCACGGCGTGACCGAGGAGCGCGCCAAGGCCGTGAACTTCACCAACCCGCACTACTGCACCGGCGGTGTGATCGTCTCGAAGAAGGGTGGCCCCAAGACCGCCGCGGCCCTCAGGGGCAAGACCGTTGCGGTGCAGGTGGGAACGTCTTACCTCGAGAACGTCCGCAAGGTCGCCGGTACCAAGGAAGTCAAGACGTTCCCCAAGGACACCGATGCCCTGCAGAACCTGCTGGCCGGACGCAGCGACGCCTGGGTCAGCGACAAGTTCGTGGCCATCGACGCGATCAAGGCCAACACCAGGGTCGGGCTGCAGCAGGGGGACATGCTGTTCCAGGAAAAGATCGCCATGGCGGTTGCCAAGGGCAACACCAGCTTGCAGGGCGCTCTGAACGACGCCCTGAAGAAGGTGCAGGCGAACGGCACCTACGCCAAGATCTCGAAGAAGTACTTCGATCAGGACATCCGCTGCAAGTAG
- a CDS encoding GNAT family N-acetyltransferase, producing MSTVVIRDLTSAQEAGEVEELQLAVWGRSERDVVPKGLLIAASMHGGMLAGAFDGERMVGFAFGFATHDPATLHSHMVGVLPEYRGAGVGLQLKLYQKQWCLAHGLTRMQWTYDPLRGANASFNLRKLGATVRRYWPDLYGPMTGMNAGVPSDRALAEWELLAPPRAARDLRDLEAVNRPEGEAPAGWTPDLTAPRLKFWIPRDFGALLLADPALALAWRLESRAALQHYLGRGYALTGFSSRDGNAYLLERGE from the coding sequence GTGAGCACGGTCGTGATCCGCGACCTGACCTCGGCGCAGGAGGCCGGGGAGGTCGAGGAGCTTCAACTGGCGGTATGGGGGCGCTCGGAGCGTGACGTGGTGCCCAAGGGCCTGCTGATCGCAGCCTCGATGCACGGCGGGATGCTGGCCGGAGCCTTCGACGGCGAGCGCATGGTGGGCTTCGCTTTCGGCTTCGCCACGCACGACCCGGCCACGCTGCACTCGCACATGGTGGGCGTGCTGCCCGAGTACCGCGGAGCGGGCGTGGGCCTGCAGCTCAAGCTGTACCAGAAGCAGTGGTGTCTGGCGCACGGCCTGACCCGCATGCAGTGGACCTACGACCCGCTGCGTGGCGCGAACGCCAGCTTCAACCTGCGCAAGCTGGGGGCGACGGTGCGGCGCTACTGGCCCGACCTGTACGGCCCGATGACCGGCATGAACGCCGGCGTACCCTCGGACCGCGCCCTGGCCGAGTGGGAGTTGCTCGCCCCTCCCAGGGCAGCGCGCGACCTCAGGGACCTCGAGGCGGTCAACCGCCCCGAGGGGGAAGCCCCGGCGGGCTGGACCCCGGATCTTACGGCCCCACGGCTGAAGTTCTGGATTCCGCGTGACTTCGGAGCGCTGCTGCTGGCCGACCCGGCATTGGCCCTGGCGTGGCGCCTCGAGAGCCGCGCGGCGCTGCAGCACTACCTGGGGCGCGGTTACGCGCTCACCGGCTTCTCCTCGAGGGACGGAAACGCCTACCTGCTGGAGCGCGGCGAGTAG
- a CDS encoding TRAP transporter permease, translating to MAENKPNLNKHDLEAGEQRAQEILEEAELGGRRLRGFSRWLVGGVAVTWSLFQLWATWTGTLDPFILRAAHLAFAFALVFLIYPFGKSAKGRIPWYDWIIGAVATVSAVYVIVQYNSITQLQGGLPNATDSVMGSLTVLLLLFAAWRSLGPALPIVALVFILYGAIGPRGILPFELPPLLQLHAGMQWEQIVGQLYVNTEGIFGTPIGVSATFVFLFVLFGALFDRMGAGEWFMNVSHSLLGAFRGGPAKAAVVSSALNGIVSGSSVSNVVTGGNITIPLMQKVGYSAEKAGGIEVASSSNGQLMPPVMGAAAFIMAEYLQIPYATLILAAAIPAFLCYAGLIVVVHIEALKLNLKGVPRSELPKLGPVLRSGAHYILPIGYLIYALTFMNLTPERAALNTILLMLPLILIQEVYRSVRARNSWAAGLRQGAEMIVSSFEVGARNMVGIAIATAAAGIIVGMVTVTGIGFGLTDIVEAVSGGNLIIVLIMAQLISLLLGMGLPTTANYIVMATLVVPVILNLARASGYEVPPLAAHMFVFYFGIMADSTPPVALAAFAASAISGGDPIKTGVQGFVYELRTALLAYMMFFNPQLLLIGVNSFGEGAWITVTAFMGMVAFAAATLGFLHRRTNILERLVLLASALLLITPGFTTDLFGFAALGGVYLWQKLRAPRLRGAV from the coding sequence ATGGCCGAGAACAAACCGAACCTCAACAAACACGACCTCGAGGCGGGCGAGCAACGCGCGCAGGAGATCCTCGAGGAGGCCGAGCTGGGCGGGCGCCGTCTGCGGGGCTTCTCGCGCTGGCTGGTGGGCGGCGTGGCCGTCACCTGGAGCCTGTTTCAGCTGTGGGCCACCTGGACCGGCACGCTGGACCCGTTCATCCTGCGGGCCGCGCACCTGGCCTTCGCCTTCGCCCTGGTCTTTCTGATCTATCCGTTCGGCAAAAGCGCCAAGGGCCGCATTCCCTGGTACGACTGGATCATCGGCGCGGTCGCGACTGTCAGCGCGGTCTACGTGATCGTCCAGTACAACAGCATCACCCAGTTGCAAGGTGGCCTTCCCAACGCCACCGACTCGGTGATGGGCAGCCTGACCGTGCTGCTGCTGCTGTTCGCGGCGTGGCGCTCGCTGGGTCCGGCGCTGCCGATCGTGGCCCTCGTCTTCATCCTGTACGGAGCGATCGGTCCGCGCGGCATCCTGCCGTTCGAACTGCCCCCCCTGTTGCAACTGCATGCCGGGATGCAGTGGGAACAGATCGTCGGGCAACTGTACGTCAATACCGAGGGTATTTTCGGCACGCCCATCGGCGTGTCGGCCACGTTTGTCTTCTTGTTCGTGCTGTTCGGAGCGCTGTTTGACCGCATGGGGGCCGGCGAGTGGTTCATGAACGTCTCGCACAGCCTGCTGGGAGCGTTTCGCGGTGGCCCCGCAAAGGCGGCGGTGGTCTCGAGCGCGCTGAACGGCATCGTCTCCGGCTCGAGCGTCTCGAACGTCGTCACCGGCGGCAACATCACCATTCCGCTGATGCAGAAGGTCGGCTACAGCGCCGAGAAGGCGGGCGGCATCGAGGTCGCCTCGAGCTCGAACGGCCAGCTGATGCCACCGGTGATGGGTGCAGCGGCCTTCATCATGGCCGAGTACCTGCAGATCCCCTATGCCACCCTGATCCTGGCGGCCGCCATCCCGGCCTTCTTGTGCTACGCCGGCCTGATCGTGGTCGTGCATATCGAGGCCCTCAAACTGAACCTCAAGGGCGTTCCGCGCTCCGAACTGCCCAAGCTGGGACCGGTGCTGCGGTCCGGCGCCCATTACATCCTGCCGATTGGCTACCTGATCTACGCCCTGACCTTCATGAACCTGACGCCCGAGCGGGCGGCACTCAACACCATTTTGCTGATGCTGCCGCTGATCCTGATCCAGGAGGTCTACCGCTCGGTTCGCGCCCGCAACAGCTGGGCGGCGGGCCTGCGCCAGGGTGCGGAAATGATCGTCTCGAGCTTCGAGGTCGGGGCACGCAACATGGTGGGCATCGCCATCGCCACGGCGGCTGCGGGCATCATCGTGGGCATGGTGACCGTCACCGGCATCGGCTTCGGCCTCACCGACATCGTGGAAGCGGTCTCGGGCGGCAACCTGATCATCGTGCTGATCATGGCGCAGCTGATCAGCCTGCTGCTGGGCATGGGCCTGCCCACCACCGCCAACTACATCGTGATGGCCACGCTGGTTGTCCCGGTCATCCTGAACCTGGCGCGCGCGAGCGGCTACGAGGTTCCGCCGCTGGCTGCCCACATGTTCGTGTTCTACTTCGGCATCATGGCGGACTCCACGCCGCCGGTAGCGCTGGCAGCCTTCGCAGCCTCGGCCATTTCCGGAGGTGACCCGATCAAAACCGGGGTGCAGGGCTTTGTGTACGAGCTGCGCACCGCGCTGCTGGCCTACATGATGTTCTTCAACCCGCAACTGCTCCTGATCGGTGTGAACTCGTTCGGCGAAGGGGCCTGGATCACGGTCACCGCCTTTATGGGCATGGTGGCCTTCGCTGCCGCCACGCTGGGCTTTTTGCACCGCCGCACCAACATCCTCGAGCGGCTGGTGCTGCTGGCCAGCGCGCTGCTGCTGATCACTCCGGGCTTCACCACCGACCTGTTCGGATTCGCGGCCTTAGGCGGCGTCTACCTGTGGCAGAAGCTGCGCGCCCCACGCCTGCGCGGCGCGGTATAG
- a CDS encoding alpha/beta hydrolase, whose translation MATLHTLTLPDGRTLAYSDLGPEGGLPVLHQHAHPGSRLELHAYPDLEALLHRLNLRLITPDRPGIGESSPRADHSFLGWSDDLLALADHLGLGHFALTSYSAGAPFLYASALRAPQRVLAAAVLAGPCPWDLPGAMRGMGSVRMYWGAARLHPRLLGFMLGQMIASGKRGLPGNARAAMMAEPDFEVVSKPGVHRDLIEKVYMTATARGIAGLAAEARLYLRPWGFRLEEVPVEVDLWHGDLDQNATWAQLERVAERLPHRRVHRLTGDAHLTIVYRHLPAILENLAVRARSALAPLTAAV comes from the coding sequence ATGGCTACGCTGCACACCCTGACCCTGCCGGACGGACGCACCCTCGCCTACAGCGATCTCGGGCCCGAGGGCGGCCTGCCGGTCCTGCACCAGCACGCCCACCCGGGCTCGCGGCTCGAACTGCACGCCTACCCGGACCTCGAGGCGCTGCTTCACCGCCTGAACCTGCGCCTGATCACCCCGGATCGCCCCGGCATCGGCGAATCTTCGCCGCGCGCGGACCACAGCTTCCTCGGCTGGTCGGACGACCTGCTGGCCTTAGCCGACCACCTGGGCCTGGGACACTTCGCGCTCACCAGCTACTCGGCCGGAGCGCCCTTCTTGTACGCCAGCGCCCTGCGTGCCCCGCAGCGCGTGCTGGCCGCCGCCGTGCTGGCCGGCCCCTGCCCCTGGGACCTGCCCGGCGCCATGCGCGGCATGGGCTCGGTGCGGATGTACTGGGGCGCAGCGCGCCTCCACCCGCGCCTGCTGGGCTTCATGCTCGGCCAGATGATCGCCTCGGGCAAGCGCGGCCTGCCCGGAAACGCCCGTGCCGCGATGATGGCCGAACCGGACTTCGAGGTCGTCTCAAAGCCGGGGGTGCACCGCGACCTGATCGAGAAGGTCTACATGACCGCCACCGCCCGGGGCATCGCCGGGCTGGCCGCCGAAGCCCGCCTGTACCTGCGTCCCTGGGGCTTTCGCCTCGAGGAAGTCCCGGTCGAGGTGGACCTGTGGCACGGTGACCTGGACCAGAACGCGACCTGGGCGCAGCTCGAGCGGGTTGCCGAGCGCCTGCCGCACCGCCGTGTCCACCGGCTGACCGGCGACGCGCACCTCACCATCGTCTACCGCCACCTGCCCGCCATCTTGGAAAACCTCGCCGTCCGTGCGCGCAGCGCCCTTGCACCGCTAACGGCTGCGGTTTAG
- a CDS encoding ABC transporter ATP-binding protein, which produces MAEVVLNNVYKRYGKVTAVTDFNLHIQDKEFMVFVGPSGCGKSTTLRMIAGLEEISDGVVRIGDKVVNDMPPKDRDIAMVFQNYALYPHMNVYENMAFGLRLRKTPKAEIDKRVREAAQILQIEHLLDRKPKELSGGQRQRVALGRAIVREPKVFLMDEPLSNLDAKLRVEMRSQIGKLHRRLGATIIYVTHDQVEAMTMGSRIVVMKDGHIMQVDTPLNLYDYPKNKFVAGFIGSPSMNFLTATVSGGKFVGQNLQVAPPAGTLAEALRAHEGKQIWMGIRPEHIGLRGFTQIPEGENIVRGTVEIVEPLGAQTDLLVDVAGQLLTAKVEGHAQVRPGDKVELVVDVTKLHAFDLQTEEALGR; this is translated from the coding sequence ATGGCAGAAGTCGTACTGAACAACGTCTACAAGCGCTACGGTAAGGTCACGGCGGTCACGGACTTCAACCTGCACATCCAGGACAAGGAGTTCATGGTGTTCGTCGGGCCGTCGGGCTGCGGCAAGTCCACCACCTTGCGTATGATCGCCGGCCTCGAGGAGATCTCGGACGGCGTGGTGCGTATCGGGGACAAGGTCGTCAACGACATGCCGCCCAAGGACCGCGACATCGCCATGGTGTTCCAGAACTACGCGCTGTACCCGCACATGAACGTCTACGAGAACATGGCGTTCGGTCTGCGTCTGCGCAAGACTCCCAAGGCCGAGATCGACAAGCGCGTGCGCGAGGCCGCGCAGATCCTGCAGATCGAGCACCTGCTCGACCGCAAGCCCAAGGAGCTCTCGGGCGGTCAGCGTCAGCGTGTGGCCCTGGGCCGCGCCATCGTGCGCGAGCCGAAGGTCTTCTTGATGGACGAGCCGCTCTCGAACCTGGACGCCAAGTTGCGCGTGGAGATGCGCTCGCAGATCGGCAAGCTGCACCGCCGTCTGGGAGCCACCATCATCTACGTGACCCACGACCAGGTCGAGGCCATGACCATGGGCAGCCGCATCGTGGTCATGAAAGACGGCCACATCATGCAGGTGGACACCCCGCTGAACCTGTACGACTACCCCAAGAACAAGTTCGTGGCCGGCTTCATCGGCTCGCCCTCGATGAACTTCCTGACTGCCACCGTGTCGGGCGGCAAGTTCGTCGGGCAGAACCTGCAGGTGGCTCCCCCGGCCGGCACCCTGGCCGAAGCGCTGCGCGCTCACGAGGGCAAGCAGATCTGGATGGGCATCCGTCCCGAGCACATCGGGCTGCGCGGCTTCACCCAGATTCCCGAGGGCGAGAACATCGTGCGCGGCACGGTCGAGATCGTAGAGCCCCTGGGTGCGCAGACCGACCTGCTGGTGGACGTGGCCGGTCAGCTGCTGACCGCCAAGGTCGAAGGCCACGCCCAGGTGCGCCCGGGCGACAAGGTCGAGCTGGTGGTGGACGTCACCAAGCTGCACGCCTTTGACCTGCAGACCGAGGAAGCGCTCGGCCGCTGA